Proteins co-encoded in one Kribbella solani genomic window:
- a CDS encoding phosphotransferase family protein, which produces MEKPAVTRAIAAATSIATELGLPVSDATVLHNSNKLALRLAPAEVFARVALVGEEVAEFEIELAQQLAAAGAPAAALEPRADPVVYQRDGFAVTLWTYYEPANPAVLPRDFADALERLHVGMRMVSVTSPRFTDRVAEALEIVADPVRSPELADGDRTFLGNRLNSLRQTIDTCGAAEQLLHGEPHPGNVLSTVRGPLFIDFETCCRGPVEFDLAHVPEAVCEYYPGVDKDLLDDCRELVIAMVAAWRWDRADEFPNGRRFGLELVRLLREGAPWPTLDQITTRLGL; this is translated from the coding sequence ATGGAGAAGCCAGCTGTCACCCGCGCGATCGCGGCCGCGACCTCGATCGCCACCGAGCTGGGCCTCCCGGTCAGTGACGCAACCGTGCTCCACAACTCGAACAAGCTGGCTCTGCGGCTGGCGCCCGCCGAGGTCTTCGCCCGGGTTGCGCTGGTTGGGGAAGAGGTCGCAGAGTTCGAGATCGAGCTCGCCCAGCAACTCGCCGCGGCCGGCGCACCGGCGGCCGCGCTGGAGCCCCGGGCCGACCCAGTGGTGTACCAACGTGACGGGTTTGCGGTGACGCTGTGGACCTACTACGAGCCCGCGAACCCGGCCGTCCTGCCACGCGACTTCGCTGACGCTCTCGAGCGGCTGCACGTTGGGATGCGCATGGTTTCGGTAACAAGCCCGCGGTTCACGGACCGGGTCGCTGAAGCCTTGGAGATCGTCGCGGATCCGGTACGTTCGCCGGAACTCGCGGATGGGGATCGGACCTTTCTCGGCAACCGATTGAACAGCCTGCGCCAGACAATCGACACCTGCGGTGCCGCCGAGCAATTGCTACACGGCGAACCCCATCCCGGCAACGTACTCAGCACGGTGCGAGGTCCGCTGTTCATCGACTTCGAGACGTGCTGCCGGGGACCGGTCGAATTCGACCTGGCCCATGTGCCCGAGGCGGTTTGCGAGTACTACCCCGGGGTCGACAAGGATCTGTTGGATGATTGCCGGGAGTTGGTAATCGCAATGGTCGCGGCTTGGCGCTGGGACCGCGCCGACGAATTCCCGAACGGACGAAGGTTCGGGCTTGAGCTCGTACGGCTGCTACGCGAAGGGGCGCCGTGGCCAACCCTCGACCAAATCACCACTCGCCTAGGCCTGTAG
- a CDS encoding ABC transporter substrate-binding protein has product MKKLIGIAVASALLLVAGCGGGDAKSSDTGVGDKEVATGGRLFKTADAETAKLGSDAAPGAFPRTVQDAVGPVQLDKKPSRVVVLDSGELDDVLALGITPVGMATTAGQSGVPSYLADKAQGIKTVGGISELNLEAIAALKPDLILGSKLRAKDLYPKLSAIAPTVFSIRPGFPWKENFLLVADALGEETKATEVLNDYQKRADEVKSKVQGSPTISLVRFRPGEIRLYGNLSFIGVILKDVGLPRPKIQDVQDLAVEVSQENIGQAAGDRIFYSSYGKPGTTDETKVVNGTLWKTIPAVKAGKSARVDDEVWFLGLGPIGAMSVLADLEKLLTNQG; this is encoded by the coding sequence GTGAAGAAGCTGATCGGGATTGCCGTGGCGTCGGCCTTGCTTTTGGTAGCTGGATGTGGTGGCGGGGACGCCAAGAGTAGCGACACCGGAGTCGGGGACAAGGAAGTCGCGACCGGCGGCCGGCTGTTCAAGACCGCCGACGCCGAAACCGCGAAACTCGGCTCGGACGCCGCGCCCGGGGCGTTCCCGCGGACGGTGCAGGACGCGGTCGGTCCGGTGCAGCTCGACAAGAAGCCGTCGCGGGTCGTCGTACTGGACAGTGGTGAACTGGACGACGTGCTCGCGCTGGGAATCACGCCGGTCGGGATGGCGACGACGGCGGGGCAGAGCGGCGTACCTTCGTACCTGGCCGACAAGGCGCAGGGGATCAAGACCGTCGGCGGGATCAGCGAGCTGAACCTCGAAGCGATCGCCGCGCTCAAGCCGGACCTGATCCTCGGCAGCAAACTGCGCGCCAAGGACCTGTACCCGAAACTCAGCGCGATCGCGCCGACCGTGTTCAGCATCCGTCCCGGGTTCCCGTGGAAAGAGAACTTCCTGCTGGTCGCGGACGCGCTCGGCGAGGAAACCAAGGCGACCGAGGTGCTGAACGACTACCAGAAACGCGCCGACGAAGTGAAGTCGAAGGTGCAGGGGTCGCCGACGATCTCGCTGGTCCGGTTCCGGCCGGGGGAAATCCGGCTGTACGGGAACCTGTCCTTCATCGGCGTGATCCTGAAGGACGTCGGACTGCCGCGACCGAAGATCCAGGATGTGCAGGACCTGGCGGTGGAGGTTTCACAGGAGAACATCGGCCAGGCGGCCGGCGACCGGATCTTCTACTCCAGCTACGGAAAGCCCGGCACCACTGATGAGACAAAGGTGGTGAACGGAACCCTGTGGAAGACGATCCCGGCCGTCAAGGCGGGGAAGTCGGCCCGGGTGGACGACGAGGTCTGGTTCCTGGGGCTCGGTCCGATCGGCGCGATGTCGGTCCTCGCCGACCTGGAGAAACTGCTCACCAACCAGGGCTGA
- a CDS encoding phosphotransferase enzyme family protein, with protein sequence MRTPPLDSFGLDVDRLEPTRPGDDQSVGNGNWHLWTSGGEHFILRRYHLLHTDVDLRFERAVLDHLAARGWCVPVVVAGPVEYDGRLWAVTRFVPGQPHRDETVAQRRERGAILARLHGDLPELDLGTRPGFFPAADLDAMGAFQGWDRGIELLGERRPDLADRSVRAMAYAKDLVAEHALLDLPRTVVHGDFASWNLHFDETGRFAGVIDFDLCHPDSRAWELVIARVDRAPELVAGYQAATADPLTEHELAAIEPLQVVLRVLMVMAELWTGQQSGAFNEPMIVRQLDRAGR encoded by the coding sequence ATGCGTACGCCGCCCCTGGACAGCTTCGGTCTCGACGTCGATCGGCTCGAACCCACCCGCCCGGGTGACGACCAGTCCGTCGGCAACGGCAACTGGCACCTGTGGACGAGCGGCGGTGAGCACTTCATCCTGCGGCGGTACCACCTGTTGCACACCGATGTAGACCTACGGTTCGAGCGTGCCGTGCTCGATCACCTCGCCGCCCGCGGCTGGTGTGTACCGGTGGTGGTCGCCGGTCCCGTTGAGTATGACGGGAGGCTCTGGGCGGTCACGCGTTTCGTACCCGGGCAACCGCACCGGGACGAGACCGTGGCGCAGCGGCGTGAGCGTGGTGCGATCCTTGCCCGCTTGCACGGTGATCTACCTGAGCTCGATCTGGGTACGCGGCCGGGGTTCTTTCCGGCGGCGGATCTGGATGCGATGGGGGCGTTCCAGGGCTGGGATCGCGGCATCGAACTGCTCGGTGAACGGCGGCCCGATCTCGCCGACCGGTCGGTGCGCGCGATGGCGTACGCGAAGGACCTTGTCGCCGAGCATGCGCTTCTCGACCTGCCGCGGACTGTCGTGCACGGCGACTTCGCCAGCTGGAACCTGCACTTCGACGAGACCGGACGGTTCGCCGGCGTGATCGACTTCGACCTGTGTCACCCGGACAGTCGCGCGTGGGAGCTGGTGATCGCCCGCGTGGATCGCGCGCCGGAGCTGGTCGCCGGGTACCAGGCGGCGACCGCCGACCCGCTCACCGAGCACGAGCTCGCCGCGATCGAGCCGCTTCAGGTCGTGCTCCGCGTGCTGATGGTGATGGCGGAGCTCTGGACCGGCCAGCAGAGCGGCGCTTTCAACGAGCCGATGATCGTCCGCCAGCTCGACCGGGCCGGCCGGTAG
- a CDS encoding MFS transporter — protein sequence MSFYRSAEPVRTYYVYNAALSFLFALSFTLSAVYYVRDAGLNPLQLVLVGTVLELSCFLFEIPTGIVADLYSRRLSLVIGFVLIGAGFLLQALVPAFLAILAAQVLWGIGFTFTSGADQAWITDEIGTERAAGVFVRAQQFELGGTIVGTVAAGVLGLISLPLPMVLSGAGIILLGLVLHVVMREQNFHRTPREERETFRQMADTFRAGLHAARRRPVVRTLVIISLVAGLSSEAFDRLWSVKLLTFTFPTVFGTSDPAIWFTLFALAGTLLSLGASLTLTRFFPGLLKSAHPTGILATLALLQAAGVITFALVGNLWLALAALWLRTIADTVRMPIESAWLNRHVDSRSRATVISIVSQANAIGQVAGGPPLGALGRTSLRAALLASGLILAPITALYLRLRGKRTAEVETVA from the coding sequence ATGTCGTTCTACCGATCCGCCGAGCCAGTCCGGACGTACTACGTCTACAACGCCGCGCTCTCCTTCCTCTTCGCGCTGTCCTTCACCCTCAGCGCCGTGTACTACGTCCGCGACGCCGGACTGAACCCACTCCAGCTGGTGCTGGTCGGCACCGTTCTCGAACTGTCCTGCTTCCTGTTCGAGATCCCGACCGGCATCGTCGCCGACCTGTACAGCCGCCGGCTCTCCCTCGTCATCGGCTTCGTACTGATCGGCGCCGGCTTCCTGCTGCAGGCCCTGGTGCCGGCGTTCCTCGCGATCCTCGCCGCGCAGGTGCTGTGGGGCATCGGCTTCACGTTCACCTCCGGTGCCGATCAGGCCTGGATCACCGACGAGATCGGCACCGAGCGGGCGGCCGGGGTGTTCGTTCGCGCACAGCAGTTCGAGCTCGGCGGCACGATCGTCGGTACGGTCGCGGCCGGCGTACTGGGTCTGATCAGCCTGCCGCTGCCGATGGTGCTGTCCGGTGCGGGGATCATCTTGCTCGGGCTCGTGCTGCACGTGGTGATGCGCGAACAGAACTTCCACCGCACGCCACGCGAGGAGCGGGAGACGTTCCGGCAAATGGCGGACACGTTCCGCGCCGGGCTGCACGCGGCGCGGCGGCGGCCCGTCGTACGCACGCTGGTCATCATCAGCCTGGTCGCGGGCCTGTCCAGCGAGGCGTTCGACCGGTTGTGGTCGGTGAAGCTGCTGACCTTCACCTTCCCGACCGTGTTCGGCACGTCCGATCCGGCGATCTGGTTCACCCTCTTCGCCCTCGCCGGTACGTTGCTGTCGTTGGGCGCATCGCTCACGCTGACCCGCTTCTTTCCGGGCCTGCTGAAGTCGGCGCATCCGACCGGCATCCTCGCGACGCTCGCGCTGCTGCAGGCCGCCGGCGTGATCACGTTCGCGCTGGTCGGCAACCTCTGGCTCGCGCTGGCCGCGCTGTGGTTGCGTACCATCGCCGACACGGTCCGGATGCCGATCGAGTCCGCCTGGCTGAACCGGCACGTCGACTCCCGGTCGCGGGCGACCGTGATCTCGATCGTCTCGCAGGCGAACGCGATCGGCCAGGTCGCCGGCGGCCCACCCCTCGGCGCCCTCGGCCGTACGTCACTGCGCGCTGCCCTGCTCGCCTCCGGCCTGATCCTGGCGCCGATCACCGCGCTCTACCTGCGCCTCCGCGGGAAACGGACCGCGGAGGTGGAGACGGTCGCCTGA
- a CDS encoding TerC/Alx family metal homeostasis membrane protein, translated as MSPVVWVLTIVGLLAIVAFDLVVIARRNHTVTIKDATRWVLFYVGLAGLFAVGLFLFSPGQTGSEFVAGYITEYSLSVDNLFVFVIIMARFAVPSLAQDKVLYIGIVVSMLLRAVFILAGAAAISAASWVFYIFGAFLVYTAVRLVLEGENDEADFQENAGLRLMRRVLPLTHDYDGANLTTRVDGRRMLTPLVIVIGAIGMANVIFALDSIPAIFGLTQDAYIVLTANAFALMGLRQLYFLIGGLLERIVYLNVGLSVILAFIGVKLIIEALHGSHIDDIGAIHLPHIGILTSLGFIVGTLFVTTVVSLAKSARDNRREAIRIEVDE; from the coding sequence ATGTCCCCAGTTGTCTGGGTGCTCACGATCGTCGGGTTGCTCGCGATCGTCGCGTTCGATCTGGTCGTGATCGCGCGCCGGAACCACACCGTGACGATCAAGGACGCGACCCGCTGGGTGCTGTTCTACGTCGGGCTCGCGGGGCTGTTCGCGGTCGGGTTGTTCCTGTTCAGTCCGGGACAGACCGGGAGCGAGTTCGTTGCCGGGTACATCACCGAGTACAGCCTGAGCGTCGACAACCTGTTCGTGTTCGTGATCATCATGGCGCGGTTCGCCGTGCCGTCGCTGGCCCAGGACAAGGTGCTGTACATCGGTATCGTGGTGTCGATGCTGCTCCGCGCGGTGTTCATCCTGGCCGGGGCGGCGGCGATCTCGGCGGCCAGCTGGGTGTTCTACATCTTCGGGGCGTTCCTCGTGTACACGGCGGTGCGGCTCGTCCTCGAGGGTGAGAACGACGAGGCCGACTTCCAGGAGAACGCGGGGCTGCGGTTGATGCGCCGCGTGCTTCCGCTGACCCACGACTACGACGGCGCGAACCTGACCACGCGGGTCGACGGGCGCCGGATGCTGACGCCGCTGGTGATCGTGATCGGCGCGATCGGGATGGCGAACGTGATCTTCGCGCTCGACTCGATCCCGGCGATCTTCGGGCTCACCCAGGACGCGTACATCGTGCTGACCGCGAACGCGTTCGCGCTGATGGGTCTTCGGCAGCTGTACTTCCTGATCGGTGGACTGCTGGAGCGGATCGTCTACCTGAACGTCGGCCTGTCGGTGATTCTGGCGTTCATCGGCGTCAAGCTGATCATCGAGGCGCTGCACGGTTCGCACATCGACGACATCGGCGCGATCCACCTGCCGCACATCGGCATCCTGACGTCGCTCGGGTTCATCGTCGGCACGCTGTTCGTCACCACGGTGGTCAGCCTGGCGAAGTCGGCGCGCGACAACCGCCGCGAGGCGATCCGGATCGAGGTCGACGAGTAG
- a CDS encoding arsenate reductase ArsC — protein sequence MSDAVPEVLFVCIHNAGRSQMAAALLDHHGAGRVVVRSAGSQPAEHLNPAVVEAMAELGLDISKEFPKPLTDDAVRAADVVITMGCGDECPYYPGKRYLDWQLTDPAGQDLAAVRPIRDEIAHRVQTLLAELLPEDAVSIRPDEGP from the coding sequence ATGTCGGACGCTGTCCCTGAGGTGCTGTTCGTCTGCATCCACAACGCCGGCCGCTCCCAGATGGCGGCCGCCCTGCTTGACCATCACGGCGCCGGTCGCGTGGTGGTGCGGTCGGCCGGTTCCCAGCCCGCCGAACACCTCAACCCCGCCGTCGTCGAGGCGATGGCCGAGCTCGGACTGGACATCTCGAAGGAGTTCCCGAAACCACTGACGGATGATGCCGTACGCGCCGCCGACGTCGTGATCACGATGGGCTGCGGCGACGAATGCCCGTACTACCCCGGCAAGCGCTACCTGGACTGGCAACTCACCGACCCAGCCGGCCAAGACCTGGCAGCAGTACGCCCGATCCGCGACGAAATAGCCCACCGCGTACAAACCCTGCTAGCCGAACTCCTCCCTGAAGACGCCGTCTCAATCCGCCCAGACGAAGGACCCTGA
- the arsB gene encoding ACR3 family arsenite efflux transporter, which yields MTTTDRVVAGAVVRRLSFLDRYLAVWIVAAMAIGLLLGRVVPGLDDALDAVKVGSVSLPIAIGLLLMMYPVLAKVRYTETGRVTGDRRLLAASLVLNWIIGPALMFTLAWLLLPDLPEYRTGLVIVGLARCIAMVLIWNDLSCGDREAAAVLVAINSVFQIVAFAALGWFYLQTLPGWLGLQTAGAAFSIGAIALSVVVFLGIPLVAGYLTRTIGEKTRGRSWYEDRFLPKIGPVALYGLLFTIVMLFALQGDAITSAPLDAVRIALPLLAYFVLMFGGSFALGHRLRLGYAKTATLAFTAAGNNFELAIAVAIGTYGVTSGQALAGVVGPLIEVPVLVALVYVALWARRRYYPGRTDVGRCP from the coding sequence ATGACCACCACCGACCGTGTTGTGGCCGGAGCGGTGGTTCGGCGGTTGTCGTTTCTCGACCGGTACCTGGCCGTGTGGATCGTGGCCGCGATGGCGATCGGGCTGCTGCTTGGGCGGGTGGTGCCTGGGCTCGACGACGCGCTCGACGCGGTCAAGGTCGGCTCGGTCAGTCTGCCGATCGCCATCGGGTTGCTGCTGATGATGTACCCGGTGCTGGCCAAGGTCCGCTACACGGAAACCGGCCGTGTGACTGGAGATCGCCGGTTGCTCGCCGCCTCGCTGGTACTCAACTGGATCATCGGGCCGGCGCTGATGTTCACTCTCGCCTGGCTGTTGCTTCCGGATCTGCCGGAGTACCGCACCGGTCTGGTCATTGTCGGCCTGGCGCGCTGCATCGCGATGGTGCTGATCTGGAACGACCTGTCCTGTGGCGATCGCGAAGCCGCGGCCGTTCTGGTCGCCATCAACTCCGTGTTCCAGATCGTCGCCTTCGCCGCGCTGGGCTGGTTCTACCTGCAGACACTGCCCGGCTGGCTAGGCCTTCAGACCGCCGGCGCGGCGTTCTCGATCGGCGCGATCGCGCTCAGCGTCGTGGTGTTCCTGGGCATCCCGCTCGTCGCCGGGTACCTGACCCGAACCATCGGCGAAAAGACCAGGGGACGTTCCTGGTACGAAGATCGCTTCCTGCCCAAGATCGGCCCGGTCGCCCTGTACGGGCTGCTGTTCACCATCGTCATGCTCTTCGCGCTGCAAGGCGATGCCATCACCAGTGCACCGCTCGATGCCGTACGGATCGCGTTGCCGCTGCTGGCGTACTTTGTGCTCATGTTCGGCGGCTCGTTCGCGCTTGGGCACCGCCTCCGCCTCGGGTACGCCAAAACCGCGACGCTCGCGTTCACCGCCGCGGGCAACAACTTCGAACTGGCGATTGCCGTCGCGATCGGTACGTACGGGGTGACCTCGGGGCAAGCCCTCGCCGGCGTCGTCGGGCCGCTCATCGAAGTACCTGTCCTGGTCGCGCTCGTGTATGTCGCGTTGTGGGCGAGGCGCCGCTACTACCCCGGGAGAACTGATGTCGGACGCTGTCCCTGA
- a CDS encoding ArsR/SmtB family transcription factor: protein MSKQSVQIQRGGGCCTPISVAALDPQAAGEGAAVFKALSDPIRLRLMSIIASAGEQVCVCDITPHFEVSGPTISHHLRVLREAGLVDCERRGTWVYYWPIPQRLKWISELLSVPENAVT, encoded by the coding sequence ATGTCGAAACAGTCGGTGCAAATCCAGCGCGGTGGCGGGTGCTGTACGCCCATCTCGGTCGCGGCGCTGGACCCCCAGGCCGCGGGCGAGGGCGCGGCCGTGTTCAAGGCGCTGTCCGACCCGATCCGGCTGCGGCTGATGTCGATCATCGCGTCGGCCGGCGAACAAGTATGCGTCTGCGACATCACCCCGCATTTCGAGGTGTCCGGGCCGACGATTTCCCACCACCTCCGCGTACTGCGCGAGGCCGGCTTGGTCGACTGCGAGCGCCGCGGCACCTGGGTGTACTACTGGCCGATCCCGCAACGACTGAAGTGGATCTCCGAGCTCCTGTCCGTACCGGAGAACGCTGTCACATGA
- a CDS encoding NAD(P)-binding domain-containing protein, with translation MNFYIAESIMSEHDDTSVVGAGPVEYGGATVVGTGPVAGSAPVVVVGAGPVGLAAGAQLAERGVEFVVLESGPSVASAIEEWRHVRLFSPWRYDIDAAARRLLEAAGGWTEPDLAALPTGGELIDAYLEPLTKTPQLSGRVRYNSTVTAVTRLGFDRVRTTGRETAPFLVRLADGSELLASAVVDASGTWRRPNVLGGSGIPARGETDPHVAARLVRALPDALGRDRERFAGRRTAVVGAGHSAATTLLELGELVEQHPGTEVLWVVRGNNQARTYGGGDSDELPARGALGTRLKHLVQSGRVELVSNFRTESIELADPVAPAGQSAGTGRLVLVDGERRVVVDAVVNSTGFRPDHDMVSELRLDLDPILGSTRELAPLIDPNKHSCGTVPPHGVDQLAHPEPGYYAIGAKSYGRAPTFLLATGYEQARSVAAALAGDWEAARDVHLILPETGVCSSNLAYSPPHANPASTNATSGTTNAVGRTSADAMGQTSSDAAAGCCRPAPQTIELTTRLTH, from the coding sequence ATGAACTTCTACATAGCGGAGTCGATCATGAGCGAGCACGACGACACGTCGGTGGTGGGCGCAGGTCCGGTCGAGTACGGCGGTGCGACGGTGGTGGGCACGGGTCCGGTTGCCGGCAGTGCGCCGGTGGTGGTTGTTGGGGCAGGGCCGGTTGGACTGGCGGCGGGGGCGCAGTTGGCTGAGCGGGGTGTGGAGTTCGTTGTACTGGAGTCTGGCCCTTCGGTGGCGTCGGCGATCGAGGAGTGGCGGCACGTACGGCTGTTCAGCCCGTGGCGCTACGACATCGACGCGGCAGCCCGGCGACTGCTGGAGGCCGCCGGCGGCTGGACCGAACCGGACCTGGCCGCACTGCCGACCGGTGGCGAGCTGATCGACGCCTATCTGGAGCCGCTTACCAAGACACCGCAACTGTCGGGACGGGTCCGCTACAACTCCACTGTCACGGCGGTGACCCGACTGGGGTTCGATCGCGTACGAACAACAGGCCGCGAGACCGCGCCGTTCTTGGTCCGGCTAGCCGATGGCTCCGAGCTCCTGGCCAGTGCAGTTGTCGACGCGAGCGGCACCTGGCGGCGCCCCAACGTACTGGGTGGTTCCGGCATCCCCGCACGAGGTGAGACCGACCCGCACGTGGCCGCGCGACTAGTACGGGCCCTTCCGGATGCACTGGGGCGTGACAGGGAGCGGTTCGCTGGACGCCGTACCGCGGTGGTTGGTGCTGGTCACTCGGCAGCGACCACTCTGCTGGAGCTGGGCGAGCTGGTTGAACAGCACCCTGGCACGGAGGTGCTGTGGGTAGTACGCGGCAACAACCAGGCACGTACGTACGGTGGCGGCGACTCTGACGAACTACCGGCCCGTGGCGCACTGGGAACCCGCTTGAAGCACCTTGTGCAGTCCGGTCGCGTCGAACTGGTCAGCAACTTCCGCACCGAGTCCATCGAACTAGCAGATCCCGTTGCCCCCGCCGGGCAGTCCGCTGGGACCGGGCGGCTTGTGTTGGTTGATGGGGAGCGGCGGGTGGTTGTTGACGCGGTGGTGAACTCGACCGGGTTCCGGCCCGACCACGACATGGTCAGCGAACTGCGTCTGGACCTGGACCCGATCCTGGGATCGACCCGGGAGCTAGCACCGCTCATCGACCCGAACAAGCACTCGTGCGGCACCGTACCCCCGCACGGCGTCGACCAGCTGGCGCATCCCGAACCCGGGTACTACGCCATCGGCGCGAAGTCGTACGGCCGAGCCCCGACCTTCCTGCTGGCCACCGGCTACGAGCAGGCCCGCTCGGTCGCCGCCGCACTGGCCGGCGACTGGGAGGCGGCCCGCGACGTCCACCTCATCCTCCCCGAAACCGGCGTCTGCTCCTCCAACCTCGCCTACAGTCCCCCTCACGCCAACCCCGCGTCCACCAACGCCACGTCCGGCACCACCAACGCCGTGGGCCGCACCTCCGCCGACGCCATGGGCCAGACCTCCAGCGACGCGGCCGCTGGCTGCTGCAGGCCAGCACCACAGACCATCGAACTCACCACCCGCCTCACCCACTGA
- a CDS encoding TetR/AcrR family transcriptional regulator: protein MAMDREQVLRDAAGLLMRKSGATLDEVARAAGISRATLNRHFAGREALVRALEDLGIAECEGALAKAQIEGGSAANAVRRMVRELEPSAGLLAFLYTENQLFEGDEQNEGWARLDADLVALFRRGQEAGEFRLELSPVWMAEALCGLVVSGAWAVSEGRLARNDFTPMIAELLLGGAVRRDR, encoded by the coding sequence ATGGCGATGGATCGGGAGCAGGTTCTGCGGGATGCGGCGGGGCTGTTGATGCGGAAGTCGGGGGCCACGCTGGATGAGGTGGCGCGGGCGGCTGGGATCAGTCGGGCGACGTTGAATCGGCACTTTGCCGGGCGGGAGGCGCTGGTTCGGGCGCTGGAGGACCTGGGGATCGCCGAGTGTGAGGGTGCGCTGGCGAAGGCGCAGATCGAGGGTGGTTCGGCGGCGAACGCGGTGCGCCGGATGGTTCGGGAGCTGGAGCCGTCGGCGGGGCTGCTCGCGTTTCTTTACACCGAGAACCAGCTGTTCGAGGGCGACGAGCAGAACGAGGGCTGGGCGCGGCTGGACGCGGATCTGGTCGCGTTGTTCCGGCGTGGGCAGGAGGCCGGGGAGTTCCGGCTGGAGCTCAGTCCGGTCTGGATGGCCGAGGCGCTGTGCGGGCTCGTGGTCTCCGGCGCCTGGGCCGTATCCGAGGGCCGGCTGGCCCGTAACGACTTCACCCCCATGATCGCCGAGCTCCTGCTCGGTGGGGCCGTACGGAGAGACAGATGA
- a CDS encoding MFS transporter yields MTQQTTPDNSSPRHTAPGNTGHQDTRTNSGGAGGSGAGSSTVARPGRWLALAVLVLAVLLIAVDSTVLGLATPFLTEDLKPSGTQLLWIGDAYSFVLAGLLVSMGSLGDRIGRKRILLIGATAFGAVSVLNAYATSAELMIAARALLGVAGATLMPATLALIRNIFHDARERSLAIGIWGAAASAGMAVGPIVGGVLLEHFWWGSVFLINLPVMAVLVVVGAKLLPESRNPNPGPWDLLSVVLSMVGMIGVVYAIKEFAAHGFGWVALVAGVIGAFGLYGFVRRQLRMPVPLLDLTLFRSRGFSSAVTADLLTLLGLSGLIFFLSQYLQLVQGRGPMEAGLAELPAAVGSVVAGLLAGRAARRFSVRAVVAGGLAAIGLALAALTTVSATTGYPLLGAALLLVGAGAGFSFTVTADVILTAVPQEQAGAASAVSETAYELGAALGIALLGSIVTGIYRNFPSPAGTPAGAHESLGGAVEAAAQLPPEAGAALLDAARQSFASGVATAAGVGAVVLLTTAVATWFLLRGQTLSDDTAPEH; encoded by the coding sequence ATGACGCAACAAACCACCCCCGACAACTCCAGCCCACGCCACACCGCCCCCGGCAACACCGGTCACCAGGACACCCGTACGAACAGCGGTGGCGCGGGCGGCAGCGGGGCGGGCAGCAGCACCGTCGCGCGGCCGGGGCGTTGGCTTGCGTTGGCGGTTCTGGTCCTGGCGGTGTTGCTGATCGCGGTTGACTCGACCGTGCTGGGCTTGGCGACCCCGTTCCTGACCGAGGACCTGAAGCCGTCAGGCACGCAGTTGCTGTGGATCGGTGACGCGTACTCGTTCGTTCTTGCGGGTCTGCTCGTGTCAATGGGCAGTCTCGGTGACCGGATCGGGCGGAAGCGGATTCTGCTGATCGGTGCGACCGCGTTCGGCGCGGTTTCCGTACTGAACGCGTACGCGACCTCCGCCGAGCTGATGATCGCGGCCCGGGCGCTGCTCGGTGTCGCCGGCGCGACGCTGATGCCCGCGACCCTCGCGCTGATCCGGAACATCTTCCACGACGCGCGCGAGCGCAGTCTCGCGATCGGTATCTGGGGCGCCGCCGCGTCAGCCGGCATGGCGGTCGGGCCGATCGTCGGTGGCGTACTACTGGAGCACTTCTGGTGGGGTTCGGTCTTCCTGATCAACCTGCCCGTGATGGCGGTGCTGGTCGTCGTCGGCGCCAAACTGCTCCCCGAGTCGCGCAACCCGAACCCTGGCCCATGGGACCTGCTCAGCGTCGTACTGTCGATGGTCGGCATGATCGGAGTGGTCTACGCGATCAAGGAGTTCGCCGCGCACGGCTTCGGGTGGGTCGCACTGGTTGCCGGTGTGATCGGCGCATTCGGACTGTACGGTTTTGTACGCCGCCAGCTGCGGATGCCGGTCCCACTGCTCGACCTGACGTTGTTCCGCAGCCGTGGGTTCAGCAGTGCGGTCACGGCTGACCTGCTGACGCTGCTCGGTCTGTCCGGGCTGATCTTCTTCCTCTCGCAGTACCTTCAACTCGTACAGGGGCGCGGGCCAATGGAGGCTGGTCTGGCTGAGCTGCCCGCGGCGGTCGGTTCGGTCGTGGCCGGGTTGCTCGCTGGGCGTGCGGCGCGGCGGTTCTCTGTACGCGCCGTGGTGGCCGGCGGCTTGGCGGCTATTGGTCTTGCGCTGGCTGCGTTGACAACGGTCAGCGCAACTACTGGGTACCCGTTGCTCGGTGCGGCGTTGCTGTTGGTCGGTGCGGGTGCTGGGTTCTCGTTCACTGTTACCGCGGACGTGATCCTGACTGCCGTACCGCAAGAGCAAGCAGGTGCGGCGAGTGCGGTGTCCGAGACGGCGTACGAGCTCGGCGCGGCGCTCGGCATCGCGCTGCTCGGGTCGATCGTGACGGGGATCTACCGCAACTTCCCCAGCCCTGCCGGTACGCCGGCTGGAGCACATGAGTCGCTGGGTGGTGCGGTCGAGGCCGCTGCCCAGCTTCCGCCTGAGGCGGGGGCGGCGCTACTCGACGCGGCTCGGCAGTCGTTCGCGAGCGGAGTGGCCACCGCGGCCGGTGTCGGTGCTGTCGTATTGTTGACAACCGCCGTCGCCACCTGGTTCCTGCTCCGCGGCCAAACCCTCAGCGACGACACGGCACCCGAGCACTGA